In a single window of the Rhizoctonia solani chromosome 16, complete sequence genome:
- a CDS encoding beta-1,3-glucan synthase, whose translation MSRPPPVRYPDPAYNGSYDRDPFVTPAQSTQSHGHYTDSDMDHPNYGRRDTFQSEHNAPDAHHDPRYYQPPYDPYARRDTDTESELEQPYPTQPYKSSNDSLLNQQRPAPSEVSTPTFNDYAPGAPREPYPAWGSDRQIPLSKEEIEDIFLDLTQKFGFQRDSMRNQFDFLMQLLDSRASRTSPEQALTTLHADYIGGPHANYRKWYFAAQLDLDDAVGQTQNPGVKRLQSVRRTKDGGRRSTGAARSLESAINRWRQAMHQMSPYDRLRQLALYLLCWGEAAQVRFVPECLCFIFKCADDYYRSPECQNRQEPVPEGLFLRSVVKPLYRFIRDQGYEVQDGKFVRREKDHEDIIGYDDVNQLFWYPEGIARIVLNDRTRLVDLPPAQRFMKFDKIDWKQAFFKTYKEKRTALQLLVSFNRIWVVHISLFWYYAAYNSPVIYRRINSRDATPAMKWSASALGGAVSTAIMIAATLAEFTFIPTTWNNTSHLTRRLIFLLVVLGLTTGPSFYIFIANDGQDGSSLPLILGIVQFFIAVIATLLFSIIPSGRMFGDRVAGKSRKYLASQTFTASYPSMTRNQRLGSIVLWLLVFSCKAVESYFYLVVSFTNTVTVMTHMRIQNCNDRLFGTGLCANHAAFTLAIMFIMDLALFFLDTYLWYVIWSAVISTGRSFVLGLSIWTPWKDIFTRLPKRIYAKILATGDMEVKYKPKVLVSQVWNAIIISMYREHLLSIDHVQKLLYHQVQSDTDGRRTLRAPPFFINQGDKNQGEFFPPGSEAARRISFFAQSLTTTIPEPLPVDAMPTFTVLVPHYSEKILLSLREIIREEDQNTRVTLLEYLKQLHPIEWENFVKDTKILAEESAMFNGVNPFGNGSDEKGGANKTDDLPFYAIGFKSSSPEFTLRTRIWASLRAQTLYRTVSGMMNYAKAIKLLYRVENPEVVQLFGGNTEKLERELERMARRKFKFVVSMQRYSKFNKEEQENAEFLLRAYPDLQIAYLDEEPAKKEGGEPRLFSALIDGHSEFVPETGRRRPKFRIELPGNPILGDGKSDNQNHAIIFYRGEYLQLIDANQDNYLEECLKIRNILGEFEDFQMSNQSPYAQWGHKDFQKSPVAIVGAREYIFSENIGILGDVAAGKEQTFGTLTARSLAWIGGKLHYGHPDFLNATFMATRGGVSKAQKGLHLNEDIFAGMNAFGRGGRIKHTEYFQCGKGRDLGFGTVLNFQTKLGNGMAEQMLSREYYYLGTQLPVDRFLTFYYGHPGFHLNNILVIFSVQVFIIALLFLGTLMESVPICSYIDGQLAPNQNGCYNLDPVFDWIKRCMISIFLVFMIAFLPLFIQELTERGAGRAVLRLAKHFLSLSPMFEVFATQIQSNSILVNMSFGGARYIATGRGFATTRISFSILYSRFAGPSIYLGMRTLIMLLYVTMVIWVPHLLYFWISVAALVIAPFLFNPHQFSYSDFIIDYREFLRWMSRGNSRSHANSWIGYCRLSRTQITGYKKKRLGHPSEKLSSDVPRAGWRAVLVSEIIAPLCLAVIFTIAYLFVKSFREDDGTYPPSPLVRLAIVALGPVVWNAAVLLVMFLISLTLGLMLNQCCPRFGAVMAMIAHTLAVVGLIAFFEFLWFLESWNSAHAVLGLIAIISIQRAVQKIMISVFISREFKHDETNRAWWTGQWYGRGLGTHAMSQPAREYIVKIVELSLWSGDFLLGHFLLFFLSLPTLIPFADKIHATGLFWLRPSKQIRAPLYSIKQKRQRRGIVIKFTIVFYLAFIIFIALIALPVIFRTALKMNCGICKSI comes from the exons ATGTCCCGCCCTCCCCCCGTCCGCTACCCCGACCCAGCCTATAACGGCTCGTACGACCGGGATCCATTCGTGACTCCGGCCCAGTCCACCCAGTCCCACGGCCACTACACCGACTCGGACATGGACCACCCCAACTACGGCCGTCGCGACACATTCCAGAGCGAGCACAATGCCCCTGACGCTCACCACGATCCCCGCTACTACCAGCCGCCCTACGACCCATATG CACGCAGAGACACCGACACCGAGTCCGAGCTAGAGCAGCCGTACCCGACACAGCCATACAAGTCCTCCAACGACTCGCTCCTCAACCAACAGCGGCCCGCACCCTCCGAGGTCTCTACCCCCACCTTCAACGACTATGCCCCCGGTGCACCTCGCGAGCCCTACCCAGCATGGGGTTCCGACCGCCAGATCCCCCTGTCCAAGGA AGAGATTGAAGATATTTTCCTTGACCTCACTCAAAAGTTTGGCTTCCAACGCGACTCGATGCGCAACCAG TTTGATTTTTTGATGCAACTACTCGACTCGCGCGCTTCACGCACGTCCCCAGAACAGGCGCTTACAACACTCCATGCGGACTACATTGGTGGCCCCCACGCAAACTACCGCAAATGGTACTTTGCTGCCCAGCTTGACCTCGATGATGCAGTCGGCCAGACACAGAACCCCGGTGTCAAGCGTCTCCAGTCGGTCAGGCGAACCAAGGACGGCGGCCGTCGCTCGACAGGCGCTGCCCGATCCCTCGAGAGTGCCATCAACCGATGGCGTCAGGCCATGCATCAAATGAGCCCTTATGACCGCTTGCGCCAGCTCGCTCTTTACCTTTTGTGCTGGGGTGAGGCTGCCCAAGTCCGCTTTGTTCCAGAGTGCTTGTGTTTCATCTTCAAGTGTGCCGACGACTATTACCGCTCTCCCGAGTGCCAGAACAGGCAAGAACCTGTCCCCGAGGGTCTCTTCCTTAGGAGTGTTGTCAAGCCTCTCTACCGTTTTATTCGCGACCAGGGTTACGAAGTCCAAGACGGCAAGTTTGTCCGTCGCGAAAAGGACCACGAAGATATTATTGGCTATGACGACGTTAACCAGCTTTTCTGGTACCCTGAAGGCATTGCCCGCATTGTCCTCAATGACCGAACCCGTCTTGTCGATTTGCCTCCTGCCCAGCGTTTTATGAAGTTTGACAAGATCGACTGGAAGCAAGCATTTTTCAAGACTTACAAGGAAAAGCGTACCGCCCTCCAGTTGCTCGTCAGCTTTAACCGAATTTGGGTCGTTCACATTTCCCTTTTTTGGTACTATGCCGCCTATAATTCTCCCGTCATTTACCGTAGGATCAATTCTCGCGATGCCACTCCTGCCATGAAGTGGTCTGCAAGCGCATTGGGTGGTGCCGTCTCTACAGCTATCATGATTGCCGCAACGCTCGCCGAATTCACGTTTATCCCGACGACTTGGAACAACACTTCACATCTCACTCGCCGTCTAATCTTCCTTCTCGTCGTCCTCGGTCTTACTACCGGTCCCTCGTTCTACATCTTCATTGCCAATGACGGTCAGGATGGCTCGTCTCTGCCCCTGATTCTCGGTATTGTCCAGTTCTTCATCGCCGTGATTGCCACCTTGTTGTTCAGTATAATCCCCTCGGGCCGCATGTTTGGTGACCGTGTCGCGGGCAAATCGCGCAAGTACCTTGCCAGTCAGACCTTTACTGCATCGTACCCGTCCATGACCCGCAACCAGCGCCTTGGCTCGATCGTCCTCTGGTTGCTCGTCTTTAGTTGCAAGGCCGTCGAATCGTACTTTTACCTCGTCGTCTCGTTTACCAACACGGTCACCGTCATGACTCATATGCGGATTCAAAACTGCAACGATCGTCTGTTTGGTACCGGTCTGTGTGCGAACCATGCGGCGTTTACATTGGCGATCATGTTCATCATGGACTTGGCCCTCTTTTTCCTCGATACGTACCTCTGGTATGTCATCTGGAGCGCAGTCATATCCACCGGCCGATCGTTTGTCCTCGGTCTCTCGATCTGGACACCATGGAAGGACATTTTCACTCGTCTTCCCAAGCGCATTTACGCCAAGATCCTCGCGACCGGTGATATGGAAGTCAAGTACAAGCCCAAGGTGCTCGTCTCCCAAGTCTGGAACGCAATCATCATTTCCATGTACCGCGAACACTTGCTCTCGATCGACCATGTCCAAAAGCTGCTGTACCACCAAGTCCAGTCTGACACCGACGGCCGCCGCACGCTCCGCGCTCCTCCGTTTTTCATCAACCAGGGCGACAAGAACCAAGGCGAATTCTTCCCTCCTGGCAGCGAAGCCGCTCGTCGTATCTCTTTCTTTGCTCAGAGTTTGACCACTACGATTCCGGAGCCCTTGCCggttgatgccatgcccacGTTTACCGTTCTCGTCCCGCACTATTCGGAAAAGATCCTGCTCTCTCTGCGTGAGATTATTCGTGAAGAGGACCAAAACACGCGCGTTACCTTGCTCGAGTACCTGAAGCAACTGCACCCGATCGAGTGGGAAAACTTTGTCAAGGACACCAAGATTCTCGCCGAGGAAAGCGCCATGTTCAACGGAGTCAATCCGTTTGGCAACGGTTCGGACGAAAAGGGCGGAGCGAACAAGACCGACGATCTGCCATTCTATGCCATCGGTTTCAAGTCTTCCTCTCCCGAGTTTACGCTCCGTACCCGTATCTGGGCCAGCTTGCGCGCGCAAACGCTCTACAGGACCGTATCCGGAATGATGAACTATGCCAAGGCGATCAAGCTGCTCTACCGCGTCGAAAACCCCGAGGTCGTCCAGCTGTTTGGTGGCAACACCGAGAAGCTCGAACGGGAGCTCGAGCGCATGGCCCGCCGCAAATTCAAGTTTGTCGTGTCGATGCAGCGCTACTCGAAATTCAACAaagaagaacaagaaaaTGCCGAATTTTTGCTGCGTGCTTACCCCGATTTGCAAATTGCCTATTTGGACGAGGAGCCCGCGAAGAAAGAGGGCGGCGAGCCCCGGCTGTTCTCTGCGCTCATCGACGGCCACTCCGAGTTTGTGCCCGAGACGGGTCGTAGGCGTCCCAAGTTCCGCATCGAGCTCCCCGGCAACCCGATCCTGGGAGACGGCAAGTCGGACAACCAGAACCATGCGATCATCTTTTACCGCGGCGAGTACTTGCAGCTCATCGACGCCAACCAGGACAACTATCTCGAAGAGTGCCTCAAGATTCGTAACATTCTCGGCGAGTTTGAAGACTTCCAAATGTCGAACCAGAGCCCATACGCTCAGTGGGGCCACAAGGATTTCCAAAAGAGCCCAGTCGCGATCGTCGGTGCGCGCGAGTACATCTTTTCGGAGAACATTGGTATTCTCGGAGACGTCGCTGCCGGCAAGGAACAGACGTTTGGTACGCTCACCGCGCGCTCTCTCGCCTGGATCGGAGGCAAACTGCACTATGGTCACCCGGATTTCCTCAACGCAACGTTTATGGCCACCCGCGGCGGTGTGTCCAAGGCTCAAAAGGGACTGCATTTGAACGAGGATATCTTTGCTGGTATGAACGCGTTTGGCCGTGGCGGTCGGATCAAGCACACCGAGTACTTCCAGTGCGGCAAGGGTCGTGATCTCGGGTTCGGGACCGTGCTCAATTTCCAGACGAAGCTTGGGAACGGTATGGCCGAACAGATGCTCAGTCGCGAGTACTATTACCTCGGCACGCAGCTTCCTGTCGACCGCTTCTTGACGTTTTACTATGGTCATCCTGGCTTCCACTTGAACAACATTTTGGTCATCTTTTCGGTCCAGGTCTTTATTATCGCTT TGCTCTTCCTCGGTACACTTATGGAGTCGGTGCCGATCTGCAGTTATATCGATGGTCAACTCGCCCCGAACCAGAATGGATGCTACAACTTGGACCCCGTGTTTGATTGGATTAAGCGTTGCATGATTTCCATCTTTTTGGTCTTTATGATTGCGTTCTTGCCGTTGTTCATTCAAG AACTCACCGAGCGTGGTGCCGGTCGTGCTGTCCTTCGTCtcgccaagcatttcttgtcTCTCTCGCCCATGTTCGAGGTGTTCGCCACCCAGATTCAATCCAACTCGATTCTCGTCAACATGTCGTTTGGTGGTGCCCGCTACATCGCTACCGGTCGTGGCTTTGCAACGACTCGCATCTCGTTTAGCATTCTGTACTCCCGCTTCGCCGGACCGAGCATCTACCTCGGCATGCGCACGCTCATCATGCTGTTGTACGTTACGATGGTCATTTGGGTCCCGCACTTGCTCTACTTTTGGATTTCGGTCGCCGCTCTCGTCATCGCTCCATTCCTGTTCAATCCGCACCAGTTTTCGTACTCGGACTTTATCATCGACTATCGCGAATTTTTGCGCTGGATGTCGCGTGGTAACTCGCGATCCCATGCCAATTCGTGGATCGGATACTGCCGTCTCTCGCGTACGCAGATCACTGGTTATAAGAAGAAGCGTCTCGGTCATCCATCTGAAAAATTGTCGAGCGATGTTCCTCGTGCCGGTTGGCGCGCAGTGTTGGTCAGCGAAATCATTGCGCCCCTGTGCTTGGCCGTTATCTTCACGATCGCATACCTCTTCGTCAAGTCATTCCGCGAGGACGATGGGACGTACCCTCCCAGCCCTCTCGTCCGTCTCGCCATCGTCGCGCTTGGTCCGGTAGTCTGGAACGCCGCGGTGTTGCTCGTCATGTTCCTCATCTCTCTTACTCTCGGCCTCATGCTCAATCAATGCTGCCCAAGATTCGGCGCGGTGATGGCCATGATCGCACATACCCTTGCCGTTGTTGGTCTGATCGCCTTTTTCGAGTTCCTC TGGTTCCTCGAGTCCTGGAACTCGGCTCACGCAGTTCTCGGTCTTATCGCGATCATCTCTATTCAACGTGCGGTCCAAAAGATCATGATCTCCGTCTTCATCTCTCGCGAGTTCAAGCATGACGAAACTAACCGCGCATGGTGGACTGGTCAATGGTACGGACGCGGCCTCGGCACACACGCAATGTCCCAACCGGCTCGCGAGTACATTGTCAAGATTGTCGAACTCTCTCTATGGAGCGGTGATTTCCTGCTCGGACACTTCTTGCTGTTCTTCTTGTCGCTGCCGACCCTTATTCCGTTTGCGGACAAGATCCACGCCACTGGTCTAT TCTGGCTTCGTCCCTCCAAGCAGATTCGCGCACCTCTCTATTCGATCAAACAAAAGAGGCAACGACGAGGCATTGTTATCAAGTTCACGATTGTGTTCTACCTTGCATTTATTATTTTCATTGCACTTATCGCACTAC CCGTGATCTTCCGTACAGCACTCAAGATGAACTGCGGAATCTGCAAATCTATTTGA
- a CDS encoding beta-1,3-glucanosyltransferase: MKFLATACALAALANSALALPKITRVGRYLFNPDGSRFYIKGIAYQEQGRLAVTDDPNAFPEPDNFVDPLAMPDACKRDVPYLQRLTVNAIRVYSVNASLNHDDCMAALDAAGIYTMIDLSLPVNGSLDRSSPAWTTNLLDLYIGTIDVFSKYNNVLAYNIGNEVVTDTNNTVAAPFIKAAARDVKAYLKSKGSSALVGYASTDGSGWRDPLANYLACDRDDDSLDIYGLNNYRWCGAGSFEGSYSSVQASFENFPVVAYFSEYGCVSRPPRLWTEATALFSSQMTPVWSGGLAFSYFPAVGGYGMIELSADNATVTTSDDYTRLQNVLSNITFVNEPTQSNAAPSTYPACPAASTDFLASSTLPPTPNTATCECIKANSFSCLFTPTTEQGVRGVGQLLDNGCQLLGQAGGTCDAIAGNGQTGVYGPLSGCSPETKLSYVFSQYYERTNRNAQSCSFGGNATVANPLPSSSEAAAAAQSSCITSGPTGVVTPTAPATTRTPVSTSTSGSNGGGNGNQNGVGKGAVVGLAAAIGAGLVSAVWVAF, from the exons ATGAAGTTCCTCGCCACGGCCTGCGCTCTGGCCGCTCTTGCCAACTCGGCGCTTGCCCTTCCCAA GATTACCCGTGTTGGGCGCTATCTCTTTAACCCCGATGGCAGTCGCTTTTACATCAAG GGTATTGCCTATCAAGAGCAAGGCCGGCTCGCCGTCACCGACGACCCCAATGCCTTCCCCGAGCCAGATAACTTTGTCGACCCCCTTGCTATGCCAGATGCCTGCAAGCGCGATGTTCCTTATCTCCAACGT TTGACTGTCAACGCCATTCGTGTCTATTCCGTCAATGCTTCCCTCAATCATGACGATTGTATGGCCGCTCTCGATGCCGCTGGAATCTACACCAT GATCGATCTCTCGCTTCCGGTCAACGGCTCCCTCGATCGTTCTTCCCCAGCCTGGACCACTAATCTATTGGACTTGTACATTGGCACCATCGATGTCTTTTCCAAGTACAAC AACGTGCTTGCATACAACATCGGAAACGAAGTCGTCACCGACACCAATAACACCGTCGCCGCTCCCTTCATCAAGGCCGCTGCCCGCGATGTCAAGGCTTACCTCAAGTCCAAGGGCTCCTCTGCCCTCGTCGGTTATGCATCCACGGACGGTTCTGGCTGGCGCG ATCCATTGGCAAATTATTTGGCCTGCGACCGGGACGATGATAGTTTGGATATTTACGGTTTGAACAATTACCGCTGGTGTGGTGCTGGCTCGTTTGAAGGATCCTATTCGTCCGTTCAGGCCAGCTTCGAGAACTTCCCTGTCGTTGCTTACTTTTCCGAGTACGGATGCGTGTCCCGACCCCCTCGTCTCTGGACCGAAGCCA CTGCGCTTTTCTCGTCCCAGATGACACCAGTCTGGTCTGGTGGTCTTGCGTTCTCTTACTTCCCCGCAGTCGGTGGGTATGGCATGATCGAACTCTCGGCGGATAACGCCACCGTCACGACTTCGGACGATTACACGCGTCTCCAAAATGTCTTGAGTAACATCACGTTCGTCAACGAGCCTACTCAGAGCAACGCTGCGCCATCCACCTATCCCGCATGCCCTGCAGCC AGCACTGATTTCCTCGCCAGTTCGACATTGCCTCCTACTCCCAACACCGCCACTTGCGAATGtatcaaggccaacagcttcTCCTGCCTCTTTACGCCCACGACCGAACAAGGTGTCCGTGGTGTTGGGCAACTCCTTGACAATGGCTGCCAGCTCCTCGGCCAAGCCGGTGGAACATGCGACGCCATTGCCGGAAACGGCCAGACCGGAGTCTACGGTCCTCTCTCGGGATGCTCGCCCGAAACCAAGCTCTCCTACGTGTTCTCCCAATACTATGAACGCACGAACCGCAACGCTCAATCGTGCAGCTTTGGTGGAAACGCCACCGTCGCGAACCCGCTGCCTTCGAGCTCGGAAGCGGCTGCTGCTGCTCAGTCGTCCTGCATCACTTCGGGACCGACGGGCGTGGTTACACCTACTGCACCCGCCACGACTCGTACCCCCgtctccacctccaccagtgGTTCCAACGGCGGCGGAAACGGCAACCAGAACGGAGTCGGCAAGGGTGCTGTTGTGGGCTTGGCTGCTGCCATTGGTGCTGGACTCGTCAGCGCCGTTTGGGTTGCGTTCTAA
- a CDS encoding RNA recognition motif protein, translating to MSGEPAHTNGASNGDSGPVQHADDNPPAPSSEHSGNDSHSQKRGDKQIKPNKVYIGGLPEQTRQEDLQACFGKIGTIVSIELKLGYGFVEFDSREAAEESVAKYHEGYFMGNKIRVELSHGGGRTAKYVGEPGACFKCGTHGHWARECPHNVVPGYKGRDDRADRKDYHHPPPYARDYPPYRGDEYARYAASRDRYMDYYAPPPPRDYRGPPARDTREPYPQQPPRGGRDDEYRRIAPAPYRDDRAYYSHYESMPPPPRDVAYRSYGGAVDRGRAPYPPGYPPAPAPARRDDYDRASSRDYPPPPAEYRSSHPPYRRRSTSPGHSRYPPDQRYASGYSGYPSSYSSGPPMPSSSRSGPPPARREASGY from the exons ATGTCCGGCGAACCTGCACACACGAACGGCGCTTCCAATGGAGATTCTGGCCCGGTTCAACATGCTGACGACAACCCCCCAGCTCCATCCTCTGAGCACAGCGGCAATGACAGTCACTCTCAGAAACGAGGAGACAAACAAATAAAG CCTAACAAGGTCTACATTGGTGGCTTGCCTGAACAAACCCGACAAGAGGATCTACAGGCTTGCTTTGGAAAAATCGGAACGATTGTATCGATTGAGCTCAA GCTTGGATATGGCTTTGTG GAATTCGACTCTCGTGAAGCCGCTGAGGAGAGTGTGGCAAAATACCATGAAGGTTACTTCATGGGGAACAAGATTCGGGTTGAGTTGTCCCACGGCGGCGGTCGAACAGCCAAGTATGtaggtgaacctggtgcttGCTTCAAGTGCGGAACACATGGGCACTGGGCAAG GGAATGCCCTCACAATGTAGTGCCGGG GTACAAGGGGCGCGATGATCGTGCTGACCGAAAAGACTATCATCACCCTCCACCATATGCTCGGGACTACCCTCCATACCGTGGAGACGAATATGCTCGATATGCTGCTAGTCGCGATAGGTATATGGATTACTatgcaccaccaccacctcgtGATTACAGAGGACCGCCTGCAAGAGACACTCGTGAGCCATACCCGCAACAACCTCCTCGGGGTGGTCGCGATGACGAATACCGAAGAATCGCACCAGCACCTTACCGCGACGACCGCGCTTACTATTCTCACTACGAATCAATGCCCCCGCCTCCTCGAGATGTGGCCTACCGGAGTTATGGCGGTGCTGTAGACCGCGGTCGGGCTCCATACCCTCCTGGATATCCCCCTGCGCCAGCGCCAGCACGCCGTGATGACTATGACCGAGCCAG TAGCCGAGACTACCCGCCACCACCCGCGGAGTATCGTTCGTCACATCCACCTTACAG GCGCCGTTCGACATCACCTGGACATAGTAGGTACCCACCTGACCAACGCTATGCCTCTGGTTACAGCGGCTATCCTTCAAGTTATTCTTCAGGGCCGCCGATGCCTAGTTCCAGCCGCTCTGGTCCTCCACCTGCGCGAAGAGAGGCCTCTGGGTACTGA
- a CDS encoding 2OG-Fe(II) oxygenase family protein, with protein sequence MSNEEQRMRRMRRMAYFASESGMPEYGSPSSSVSSLSSTGDVVFSSPALAATRENEVVDLDDDGGVFSWPAVESPAAHVLMHPGQRTRIRNNQSSPAPITPSQAALTAGDRWRHVLAIAVNRESEQANDPSTSLARRIAARDALRQSQSQSQSSNTSTEPTYPTARLVSRTTIPLLNRTSCGSQTVGNHTRGRATITLPAGITPGRLIPTSSYARRRPRLPSLLDPNGDEEDDVSELSRLHRRMSPSAVADIPPDREHVSTARWLEYERRLIRSRIWFSGQNPNDPNGEDEDTPAARSRYWNARPSSGTDNLLSLATEILALLTRLQSSAAAERHAQRSPTPATPPGLGIFDSENSHTANPEPRSVSTKPDPLPTPLESMLLPTSKQSVHKISSSLALALSTPTHHGKFTSSPYCVLTKISPIKTYTTTPEGAVVISYKTLTTAPESLAPAIERAFGSDPDCLGILVVTDLPVEYPAKRERLLRLASAFAALPEDVREKYSDESTRYSFGWSWGKEIMNGKPGERVSLDYGRKIRLYWFLHLRPDTLKGSYYANPVVDDPNVDPQEKVAHPEYTERTFGPTETNVESKGLKKRSRISDANGHTSKARLLHYFPPTAENPLPAEDEPIDSWCGFHLDHSMLTGLCSAIYLNQPDSKIVPPPSSQSGLYIRTRGGNLVKVSIPPDALAFQTGEALELATAGRLRATPHCVRVGAGPGAENVSRETFALFMQPDTKQVLSEKDTFGSFSQRVFAEHYDAPVPAAA encoded by the exons ATGTCCAACGAAGAGCAGCGCATGCGTCGGATGCGCCGGATGGCCTATTTTGCCTCTGAGTCGGGGATGCCCGAATATGGGAGTCCAAGCAGCTCGGTGTCAAGTCTATCGA GCACTGGTGATGTCGTCTTTTCTTCGCCAGCATTGGCTGCCACTCGGGAGAACGAAGTAGTTGACTTGGACGATGACGGAGGAGTATTTAGCTGGCCTGCAGTCGAGTCGCCAGCTGCCCACGTTCTGATGCACCCGGGCCAGCGCACGAGGATTCGCAACAACCAGTCATCACCAGCTCCGATTACTCCATCACAAGCCGCTCTAACTGCCGGTGACCGATGGCGACATGTGCTTGCAATTGCCGTAAATAGAGAATCTGAACAAGCAAACGATCCAAGCACCTCATTGGCCCGCCGTATCGCCGCCCGAGACGCCCTGCGCCAGTCACAATCCCAGTCTCAGTCTTCAAACACATCCACAGAGCCAACCTATCCCACCGCACGGCTTGTCTCTCGCACCACCATCCCGTTACTGAACCGAACCTCCTGCGGATCTCAGACGGTTGGCAACCACACGCGAGGCCGAGCGACAATTACATTACC TGCAGGAATAACCCCTGGCCGCCTTATTCCCACTTCATCATATGCCCGTCGACGCCCCAGACTGCCATCGCTCTTGGACCCCAATGGCGACGAAGAGGACGACGTATCCGAGTTATCTCGT CTCCACCGCCGTATGTCTCCCAGTGCGGTCGCCGACATTCCGCCAGACCGGGAACATGTCTCGACTGCGCGATGGCTCGAGTACGAACGACGCCTTATCCGGTCTCGTATTTGGTTCAGCGGTCAAA ACCCCAATGACCCTAACGGTGAGGATGAAGACACCCCAGCAGCGCGCAGCAGGTACTGGAATGCACGTCCGAGCTCCGGCACCGATAATTTGCTTTCACTAGCCA CCGAGATATTGGCCCTCCTAACACGCCTTCAATCTTCTGCAGCTGCCGAGCGACATGCCCAGCGTAGTCCGACACCCGCTACACCCCCCGGCTTGGGCATATTCGATTCCGAGAATAGCCACACGGCAAACCCCGAGCCACGCAGTGTCTCAACCAAACCAGACCCACTGCCAACGCCCTTGGAGAGCATGCTTCTACCTACATCAAAGCAGAG CGTCCATAAAATCTCTTCTTCCCTGGCTCTTGCTCTCTCAACCCCCACTCATCATGGCAAGTTCACCTCGTCCCCCTACTGTGTCTTGACTAAAATTTCGCCCATCAAGACATATACAACAACACCCGAAGGCGCCGTTGTCATATCCTACAAAACACTGACTACCGCTCCCGAATCCCTCGCACCCGCCATTGAACGTGCATTCGGGTCCGACCCGGACTGCCTTGGGATCTTGGTTGTCACAGATCTCCCGGTCGAGTATCCAGCTAAAAGGGAACGGCTACTACGACTCGCATCGGCATTTGCGGCGCTTCCTGAAGATGTGAGGGAGAAGTACAGCGACGAGTCGACTCGGTATAGTTTTGGATGGAGCTGGGGGAAGGAGATTATGAACGGCAAGCCGGGTGAGCGTGTCTCGCTTGATTACGGTCGTAAAATTCGATTGTATTGGTTCTTACATTTGAGGCCAGACACACTCAAAGGGTCGTACTATGCCAATCCAGTAGTCGACGATCCAAATGTCGATCCGCAAGAAAAGGTTGCGCACCCAGAGTATACGGAAAGAACATTTGGCCCGACAGAGACGAACGTGGAGTCGAAGGGTTTGAAGAAGCGTTCAAGGATCTCGGACG CTAATGGGCACACAAGCAAAGCTC GTCTCCTCCACTACTTCCCTCCAACTGCCGAGAACCCGCTTCCGGCAGAAGACGAGCCCATCGACTCATGGTGCGGGTTCCATCTCGACCACTCGATGCTCACCGGCCTTTGCTCTGCCATCTACTTGAATCAACCCGACTCTAAAATCGTTCCCCCTCCATCCTCACAATCAGGTTTGTACATACGTACTAGGGGCGGAAACCTCGTCAAAGTATCTATTCCTCCCGATGCGCTTGCGTTCCAGACGGGCGAGGCCCTCGAACTCGCCACGGCTGGACGACTCCGTGCTACACCTCATTGTGTGCGTGTAGGCGCCGGTCCGGGAGCGGAAAATGTCTCAAGAGAAACGTTCGCGCT GTTCATGCAGCCCGATACCAAGCAGGTACTCAGTGAGAAAGATACATTTGGTAGTTTCTCTCAGCGCGTGTTTGCCGAGCATTATGATGCACCCGTGCCTGCTGCCGCATGA